The Streptomyces sp. HUAS CB01 genome has a segment encoding these proteins:
- a CDS encoding ATP-binding protein: MTTDDHTRPAQPDVTAAAARGHVRRLLASARARRTARGDRRLDEATCPYAQARTDTTSDPGTTRHTNAGTVLADALLVTSELVTNALRHGGGVASFTASLSDDTLRISVADRTVEAPHCKRAADGFLPGGHGWPLVQRLCLSVEIAPSPGGKTIHASLGIA, translated from the coding sequence ATGACCACGGACGACCATACGCGACCGGCGCAGCCGGACGTGACGGCGGCAGCCGCACGGGGCCATGTGCGGCGTCTGCTGGCATCCGCGCGGGCCAGGCGTACCGCACGCGGCGACAGGCGCTTGGACGAGGCCACGTGTCCGTACGCCCAGGCGCGTACGGACACGACTTCGGACCCGGGCACCACTCGGCACACGAACGCGGGTACGGTGCTGGCGGACGCACTCCTGGTCACGTCCGAGCTCGTGACGAACGCCCTGCGGCACGGCGGCGGCGTCGCGTCCTTCACCGCCTCCCTGAGCGACGACACCTTACGGATCAGCGTCGCCGACCGCACCGTCGAGGCACCGCACTGCAAGCGGGCGGCCGACGGGTTCCTGCCGGGCGGGCACGGATGGCCGCTCGTCCAGCGTCTCTGCCTCTCGGTCGAGATCGCCCCCTCCCCCGGCGGCAAGACCATCCACGCCAGTCTTGGAATCGCCTGA
- a CDS encoding PP2C family protein-serine/threonine phosphatase translates to MTTFEGSSRASRGLVLTVGASWTQAPYPALVADRAGGVVEVNAAAAALFPGALRGTPLDDAVPAWLADAHRRVAEDGATEGRTDTVRGRHEGLTLEAHPTVGDNGDVVWWLVDDTDRLLAETALHDERERTTFLAEASTRLLASLNVDRCMEVAVRIAAEHLADAALLVAPAAGKRHPIAAGVRGGSVVRTTGRIDPSAVPGLSEALQGFPPVPSRWIDPAALPDWAVPDGLDGPVGSVVVTPLPGHGVPAGALILLRRGENAAFDASEEVFARVFAARAGVALSAARLYAEQASITATLMMELLPPELRHVHGVEFAGGCRASRDTERVGGDFYDVHPGDSPDRETLAVLGDVCGKGLEAAVLTGKIRNTLQALLPLADDHENLLRLLNGALISNRHARYATLVLASVRREGRTTHLRLTSAGHPRPLIVRHTGQVEEVDTSGTLIGALPEVNAHTAHVDLTPGETCLLYTDGITEARGGPLGDVLFGEERLWAALAECAGMPAEAVVERLQMLASEWVGGGPHDDMAVVAITAPHGTHLTAVDGHTPGRYTA, encoded by the coding sequence ATGACGACTTTCGAAGGCTCCTCGCGCGCGTCGCGGGGCCTGGTCCTCACTGTCGGTGCCTCGTGGACGCAGGCGCCCTACCCCGCCCTGGTCGCGGACCGCGCCGGTGGGGTGGTGGAAGTGAACGCGGCGGCAGCCGCTCTGTTCCCAGGCGCGCTCAGAGGGACACCGCTCGACGACGCGGTGCCCGCGTGGCTGGCCGACGCGCACCGCCGTGTGGCCGAGGACGGCGCCACCGAGGGCCGGACGGACACGGTGCGCGGCCGGCACGAAGGCCTGACGCTGGAAGCCCATCCGACCGTCGGCGACAACGGAGACGTGGTCTGGTGGCTCGTCGACGACACCGACCGCCTGCTGGCCGAGACGGCCCTGCACGACGAACGGGAACGCACGACCTTTCTTGCCGAGGCGTCCACCCGGTTGCTCGCCTCGCTCAACGTGGACCGGTGCATGGAGGTGGCGGTCCGCATCGCCGCGGAACACCTGGCGGACGCCGCGCTGCTCGTCGCCCCGGCCGCCGGGAAGCGCCACCCCATCGCCGCGGGCGTCCGGGGCGGTTCCGTCGTCCGCACCACCGGCAGGATCGACCCCTCCGCGGTACCCGGCCTGAGCGAGGCGCTGCAGGGCTTCCCGCCCGTACCGTCCCGGTGGATCGATCCGGCCGCGCTACCGGACTGGGCCGTCCCCGACGGCCTGGACGGGCCCGTCGGATCCGTCGTGGTCACCCCGCTGCCGGGTCACGGTGTGCCGGCCGGAGCACTGATCCTCCTGCGCCGCGGTGAGAACGCCGCGTTCGACGCCTCGGAGGAGGTCTTCGCACGCGTCTTCGCCGCCCGCGCGGGAGTGGCACTGTCCGCGGCCCGTCTGTACGCGGAGCAGGCGAGCATCACGGCGACGCTGATGATGGAACTCCTGCCGCCGGAGCTCCGGCACGTGCACGGTGTGGAGTTCGCCGGCGGATGCCGCGCCTCACGCGACACCGAGCGGGTCGGCGGCGACTTCTACGACGTGCACCCGGGCGACTCGCCCGACCGCGAGACGTTGGCCGTGCTCGGCGACGTGTGCGGCAAGGGCCTGGAGGCCGCCGTCCTGACCGGCAAGATCCGCAACACCCTGCAGGCCCTGCTTCCCCTGGCCGACGACCACGAGAATCTGCTGCGGCTGCTCAACGGCGCACTGATCAGCAACCGGCACGCCCGGTACGCCACTCTGGTCCTGGCCTCCGTGCGCCGTGAGGGACGCACCACCCACCTGCGTCTGACCAGTGCGGGACATCCCAGGCCGCTGATCGTGCGCCACACGGGCCAGGTCGAGGAAGTCGACACGTCGGGAACCCTGATCGGGGCCCTGCCCGAGGTCAACGCCCATACCGCGCACGTGGATCTGACGCCGGGGGAGACCTGTCTGCTGTACACGGACGGCATCACGGAGGCCAGGGGCGGTCCCCTCGGCGACGTGCTGTTCGGCGAGGAACGGCTGTGGGCGGCGCTGGCCGAATGCGCCGGCATGCCCGCCGAGGCGGTCGTGGAGCGGCTGCAGATGCTGGCCTCGGAGTGGGTCGGCGGCGGGCCGCACGACGACATGGCGGTGGTGGCGATCACCGCGCCGCACGGCACCCACCTCACGGCGGTCGACGGCCACACCCCGGGCAGGTACACGGCATGA